One Vibrio penaeicida DNA segment encodes these proteins:
- the pspG gene encoding envelope stress response protein PspG, with amino-acid sequence MIELLFVLVFLGVLFFTGVTLVSIFAAGAVAFAVMLVFGMMGMVFKLLPWLIVLAIAWWFFRNKVYCPR; translated from the coding sequence ATGATTGAACTGCTATTTGTGTTGGTATTTCTGGGTGTGTTGTTTTTTACTGGCGTCACCCTAGTGTCGATTTTCGCAGCGGGTGCCGTGGCTTTCGCAGTCATGTTAGTGTTCGGAATGATGGGTATGGTATTTAAGTTATTACCTTGGTTGATTGTATTGGCAATTGCTTGGTGGTTCTTTCGTAACAAAGTGTACTGCCCGCGTTAA
- a CDS encoding phosphoadenylyl-sulfate reductase, translating into MPDTTATKKPQLSELLSMTKAEQSLRLAELNGYLETLTAQERVAWAIENLEGTHAVSSSFGIQAAVMLHLVSQVKADTPVILTDTGYLFPETYRFIDELTEKLNLNLKIFSAATSPNWQEARYGKLWDQGVEGIEKYNKLNKVEPMRRALDELEVGTWFSGLRREQSSSRANLPILAIQNGVFKFLPVIDWTNKDVHYYLEENNLPYHPLWEEGYLSVGDTHTTRKWEPGMSEEETRFFGLKRECGLHEEENESDGSGI; encoded by the coding sequence ATGCCTGATACTACAGCAACAAAGAAGCCCCAGCTTTCTGAGTTACTGTCGATGACCAAGGCGGAGCAGTCGCTGCGCCTTGCTGAATTGAACGGTTATTTAGAAACACTGACGGCACAAGAAAGAGTCGCGTGGGCTATCGAAAACTTAGAAGGCACACATGCGGTGTCGTCCAGTTTTGGTATTCAGGCTGCAGTGATGCTTCATTTGGTTTCCCAGGTTAAAGCCGATACGCCAGTCATTCTGACGGATACGGGCTATTTGTTTCCAGAAACGTATCGCTTTATTGACGAACTAACTGAGAAACTCAATTTGAATCTCAAGATCTTCAGTGCTGCAACTAGCCCTAATTGGCAAGAAGCACGTTATGGAAAATTGTGGGATCAAGGTGTAGAAGGCATAGAAAAGTACAACAAGCTAAATAAAGTGGAACCGATGCGTCGTGCATTGGATGAACTTGAGGTGGGTACTTGGTTTTCTGGTCTTCGCCGCGAGCAATCGAGTTCTCGAGCGAACTTACCCATCTTAGCTATTCAAAACGGTGTATTTAAGTTTTTGCCTGTAATCGATTGGACGAATAAAGATGTCCACTATTACCTAGAGGAAAACAACCTTCCATATCATCCACTTTGGGAAGAAGGCTATCTGTCTGTAGGCGATACCCATACAACCCGTAAGTGGGAGCCGGGAATGAGCGAGGAAGAAACTCGTTTCTTTGGATTGAAGCGAGAATGTGGTCTTCATGAAGAAGAGAACGAAAGTGATGGCTCAGGCATTTAA
- a CDS encoding site-specific integrase yields MASVIIEKRANKSGTVSYRARVQQIHQKKVVDRISKTFKTKTLAKNWAVKIQKEMEEKYERVRAGVYRPENELIEATVGDLIRMYLEHPRLSKDIGRTKYYVLNSLLNYEISSILASNLRYSDLVKHCEERYNEPTTPSPQTIYHDVTYLKSVMDTAKGVFKVNADTSYHDEAIPVLINQKLIGRSKVRDRRPTREELKLMEERLIKRSQHRAAKIPFGDILQISLLTAMRVSEITNLKWTDLDHQNKTIVIRNRKDPRQKQGNDSEIPLLGGAYEIIARQPKDPENPKLIFPYNSRSITAGWQRVRKELGIENLRYHDLRREAASRLAEMGLPINIVARITGHKNINILHNIYAKIDIKEFGREGYAKYLKEENIQQPESEKPQS; encoded by the coding sequence ATGGCATCAGTGATTATTGAAAAACGAGCAAATAAATCAGGCACAGTTTCATATCGAGCCAGAGTTCAGCAAATCCATCAGAAGAAGGTTGTTGACCGTATTTCAAAGACTTTCAAGACAAAGACCCTTGCAAAAAATTGGGCTGTCAAAATCCAAAAGGAGATGGAAGAGAAGTACGAAAGAGTTAGAGCTGGTGTTTATCGACCTGAAAATGAATTAATCGAAGCCACAGTTGGTGATCTCATTCGAATGTACTTGGAGCATCCTAGGCTATCAAAGGACATTGGTAGAACTAAATATTACGTTCTCAATTCACTACTTAATTACGAAATCTCAAGTATTCTCGCCAGTAACTTGAGATACAGTGATTTGGTCAAACATTGCGAAGAACGCTACAACGAACCTACCACTCCATCACCACAAACCATATACCACGATGTTACTTACTTAAAATCAGTAATGGATACAGCCAAAGGGGTTTTCAAAGTCAATGCAGATACTTCATATCACGATGAGGCAATTCCTGTTCTTATCAATCAGAAGTTAATCGGTAGATCGAAAGTCAGAGATCGTAGACCGACTCGTGAAGAGTTAAAGCTAATGGAAGAACGTTTAATCAAACGCTCTCAGCACCGTGCGGCAAAGATTCCTTTTGGTGATATTCTTCAAATTTCACTACTCACAGCAATGCGAGTCTCTGAAATTACTAACCTAAAATGGACTGACTTAGACCATCAAAACAAAACCATCGTCATTCGTAACAGGAAAGATCCTCGTCAAAAGCAAGGTAACGATTCTGAAATACCATTACTCGGTGGAGCTTATGAAATCATCGCTCGACAACCTAAAGATCCTGAAAACCCAAAATTGATTTTTCCGTACAATTCGAGATCGATAACGGCTGGTTGGCAACGTGTACGTAAAGAATTAGGTATTGAAAATTTACGTTATCACGATCTTAGACGTGAAGCGGCATCAAGGCTCGCAGAAATGGGACTACCAATTAACATCGTAGCTCGTATTACTGGACATAAGAACATCAACATCTTGCACAACATCTACGCCAAGATTGATATTAAAGAGTTCGGTAGAGAAGGATACGCTAAGTACCTGAAAGAAGAGAATATACAACAGCCAGAAAGTGAAAAGCCCCAATCATAA
- a CDS encoding restriction endonuclease — MTIPKHNEIRFVVLTHLLDGEVKKLKELVKPLAQHFQLSDEEIEQMYDSGNGPVFLDRISWAMSFLNLAGYIDKPKRGVYQINDAGRLVLQREDAQTYLYKAHTKRKSKPLTVDESADIEAEDKTPLQLFSESFDEIKKSIYDEILETVLRKSPREFEHLVVSLLERMGYGGQVKNAGEVTQASNDGGIDGIIKEDLLGLGRIHIQAKRYDIGNTVGRDEIQKFVGALAVAQSNKGIFITTSSYTKGAQEYANNLNGTTALVLIDGQQLAQYIYDFNLGMQVEKVIEIKKLDSEFWDLMQDA; from the coding sequence ATGACAATCCCCAAGCATAATGAGATTCGATTTGTAGTTTTAACTCACTTACTTGATGGTGAAGTGAAGAAACTCAAAGAACTGGTTAAACCGTTGGCGCAACATTTCCAACTCTCTGATGAAGAGATTGAGCAAATGTATGATTCTGGTAATGGTCCCGTTTTTTTAGATCGGATCTCGTGGGCGATGAGCTTTTTAAATTTAGCAGGGTATATAGATAAGCCTAAGCGTGGTGTGTATCAAATCAATGATGCTGGTCGATTGGTATTGCAACGAGAAGACGCTCAAACATACCTCTATAAAGCTCATACAAAGAGAAAATCAAAGCCTTTAACGGTAGATGAATCGGCTGATATTGAAGCGGAAGATAAAACGCCACTTCAGCTCTTTTCTGAATCATTCGATGAAATTAAAAAATCCATCTACGATGAGATTTTAGAGACGGTTCTGAGAAAATCGCCACGAGAGTTTGAACACCTTGTCGTGTCTCTGCTTGAGCGAATGGGCTATGGTGGACAAGTTAAAAACGCTGGTGAAGTGACTCAAGCCTCTAACGATGGTGGAATTGACGGGATTATCAAAGAAGATTTGCTGGGATTAGGGCGAATCCACATCCAAGCAAAACGTTATGATATTGGTAATACGGTTGGTCGGGACGAGATTCAGAAGTTTGTTGGTGCGTTAGCTGTCGCTCAATCGAACAAAGGGATTTTCATTACCACTTCATCTTATACGAAAGGTGCTCAAGAATACGCCAATAATTTGAATGGCACTACCGCACTGGTTTTGATCGATGGTCAGCAACTCGCTCAATACATTTATGATTTTAACTTGGGAATGCAAGTTGAAAAGGTCATTGAAATTAAAAAGTTAGACAGTGAGTTTTGGGACTTGATGCAAGACGCATAA
- the cysI gene encoding assimilatory sulfite reductase (NADPH) hemoprotein subunit, translated as MSDKQEVLGEVLGPLSDNERLKRESNFLRGTITENLQDRITGGFTADNFQLIRFHGMYQQDDRDIRAERAKQKLEPLHNVMLRARMPGGIIKPEQWLAIDKFADEHTSYGSIRLTTRQTFQFHGVLKPNIKLMHQTLNSIGIDSIATAGDVNRNVLCTTNPIESQFHQEAYEWAAKISEHLLPKTRAYAEIWLDGEKVETTDEEPILGSNYLPRKFKTTVVIPPQNDVDVHANDLNFVAIAEEGKLVGFNVLVGGGLAMTHGDTSTYARRADDFGFIPLEKTLDVAAAVVTTQRDWGNRSNRKNAKTKYTLDRVGSDVFRAEVERRAEVKFEDSRPYELTYRGDRIGWAEGIDGKHHLALFIENGRLLDYPGKPLKTGVAEIAKIHKGDFRMTANQNLIVAGVPKSQKAKIEKIAREHGLMDDSVSEQRKNSMACVAFPTCPLAMAEAERFLPEFVTDVEGILEKHGLPEDENIILRITGCPNGCGRAMLAEIGLVGKAPGRYNLHLGGNRAGTRIPKMYKENITDAQILEEIDHLVERWANERNEGECFGDFTIRAGIIEEVFISKRDLHA; from the coding sequence ATGAGTGATAAGCAAGAAGTACTAGGCGAAGTGCTCGGTCCACTTTCCGATAATGAGCGTCTAAAAAGAGAAAGCAATTTCCTACGCGGTACGATCACTGAAAATTTACAAGATCGTATCACTGGTGGGTTTACCGCAGATAATTTCCAGTTGATCCGTTTCCACGGTATGTACCAACAGGATGATCGCGATATTCGAGCTGAGCGTGCAAAGCAAAAGCTTGAGCCACTGCACAATGTAATGTTACGTGCACGTATGCCTGGTGGGATTATTAAGCCAGAGCAATGGCTAGCTATCGACAAGTTTGCTGATGAACATACGTCCTATGGAAGTATCCGTTTAACGACTCGTCAAACATTCCAGTTCCACGGTGTACTTAAGCCAAATATTAAATTGATGCACCAAACGCTGAACAGCATTGGTATTGACTCAATTGCAACAGCGGGTGATGTTAACCGAAACGTACTTTGTACAACCAACCCAATCGAATCACAGTTTCATCAAGAAGCTTATGAGTGGGCGGCGAAAATCAGTGAACACTTACTTCCAAAGACGCGTGCTTATGCAGAGATTTGGTTAGATGGTGAAAAAGTAGAAACCACAGATGAAGAGCCGATTCTAGGTAGTAACTATCTACCACGTAAGTTTAAAACTACGGTTGTGATTCCACCTCAGAATGACGTCGACGTCCATGCTAATGACTTGAACTTTGTTGCAATTGCAGAAGAAGGCAAGCTAGTTGGTTTTAACGTTCTAGTGGGTGGCGGTCTTGCCATGACGCATGGTGATACATCGACTTACGCACGTCGCGCGGATGACTTTGGTTTTATTCCACTAGAAAAAACGCTAGACGTTGCAGCAGCCGTGGTAACCACTCAGCGCGACTGGGGTAACCGTTCAAACCGTAAGAACGCTAAAACAAAATACACCTTAGACCGAGTAGGTTCTGATGTATTTAGAGCAGAAGTTGAAAGACGAGCTGAAGTAAAGTTTGAAGATAGCCGTCCTTACGAGCTGACTTATCGTGGTGACCGCATTGGTTGGGCGGAAGGCATCGATGGAAAACACCATTTAGCGCTTTTCATTGAAAACGGTCGTCTGCTGGATTACCCAGGAAAACCTCTGAAAACAGGTGTAGCTGAAATCGCGAAAATCCACAAAGGTGATTTCCGCATGACAGCGAATCAGAACCTCATCGTTGCAGGTGTGCCAAAAAGCCAAAAAGCGAAAATCGAAAAGATTGCGCGTGAACACGGCTTGATGGATGACAGCGTGAGCGAACAGCGCAAAAACTCGATGGCATGTGTGGCGTTTCCTACTTGTCCACTTGCAATGGCAGAAGCGGAGCGCTTCTTACCAGAGTTTGTTACGGACGTTGAAGGTATCCTTGAAAAGCACGGGTTACCTGAAGATGAGAACATCATCTTGCGCATAACTGGTTGTCCTAATGGATGTGGTCGTGCAATGTTGGCTGAAATTGGCTTAGTCGGTAAGGCACCTGGTCGATATAACTTACACTTAGGAGGGAACCGCGCAGGTACTCGTATTCCTAAGATGTATAAAGAGAACATCACAGATGCTCAAATCCTAGAAGAGATCGACCACTTGGTTGAACGCTGGGCGAATGAGCGTAACGAAGGCGAGTGCTTCGGTGACTTCACAATTCGTGCGGGCATTATCGAAGAAGTCTTCATCTCTAAGAGGGATTTGCATGCCTGA
- a CDS encoding assimilatory sulfite reductase (NADPH) flavoprotein subunit has product MLLKELSALASPLNDQQIGQLQQAISELSPQQLAWVSGYFWGISQNQPAGAAAPINQAAAAVAAKPAGKLSIIFASQTGNAKGVAEALKEEAQAEGIAVELFDASDYKGKNLAKETHVIVVASTNGEGEAPDNAMELHEFLQSKKAPKLPNLQYAVIGLGDSSYEFFCQTAKDFDEYLSKLGATSFIDRLDCDVDYEAPAAEWRKAALEKAKNMLSAGNEAEVVQLHAGGQPAAAHSQYTKQKPYTATLLTSQKITGRDSGKDVRHIEIDLDESGITYQPGDALGVWYENSAELVDAILAKVGLSGIETIEVDGESLSIRTALISKYEVTTSNPQLVTKFAELSGSKKLEKLVADKDKLREYAGNTQVIDVLGEKKTKLSAEELVGILRRLTPRLYSIASAQSEVDEEVHLTVGVVEYGVGEETRYGGASSFLSHRLEEGGEVKVFIENNNNFKLPQDDNTPVIMIGPGTGIAPFRSFVQERDNRDAEGKNWLLFGDRTFTQDFLYQVEWQKYLKSGLLTQLDVAFSRDQQEKVYVQHRILEHAEQMWQWIQDGAYIYVCGDATRMAKDVNDALVSVAKEHGGLSQEKAEEFINDLRKAKRYQRDVY; this is encoded by the coding sequence ATGTTACTTAAGGAACTTTCCGCCCTCGCAAGCCCACTTAACGATCAGCAAATAGGTCAATTACAACAAGCTATTTCTGAATTGTCCCCACAGCAGCTAGCGTGGGTGAGTGGTTATTTTTGGGGTATAAGTCAAAATCAACCAGCTGGTGCTGCCGCGCCTATTAATCAGGCTGCCGCCGCAGTAGCCGCAAAACCAGCCGGCAAACTGAGCATCATCTTCGCCTCACAAACGGGTAACGCGAAAGGCGTTGCAGAAGCGCTGAAAGAAGAAGCGCAAGCAGAAGGAATTGCAGTAGAGCTATTCGACGCGAGTGATTACAAAGGTAAGAACTTGGCGAAAGAAACCCACGTTATCGTGGTGGCCTCTACAAACGGTGAAGGTGAAGCACCAGATAATGCTATGGAGCTTCATGAGTTCCTACAATCTAAGAAAGCACCGAAATTACCGAACTTGCAATACGCAGTGATTGGTTTGGGTGATTCGAGCTACGAGTTTTTCTGCCAAACGGCAAAAGATTTCGATGAGTACCTGTCTAAGCTAGGTGCGACATCATTTATTGATCGCCTTGATTGTGATGTTGACTATGAAGCGCCTGCAGCAGAGTGGCGTAAAGCGGCTCTTGAAAAAGCCAAAAATATGCTTTCTGCTGGGAACGAAGCTGAAGTGGTTCAGCTTCATGCTGGCGGTCAGCCTGCTGCTGCTCACAGCCAGTACACTAAGCAAAAGCCGTATACCGCAACACTTCTGACTAGCCAGAAGATTACGGGTCGTGATTCTGGCAAAGATGTTCGTCATATCGAAATTGATTTAGATGAGTCGGGTATTACCTATCAGCCTGGCGATGCGTTAGGTGTTTGGTATGAAAACAGCGCTGAGTTAGTCGATGCTATTTTAGCGAAGGTTGGTTTGTCGGGTATCGAAACGATTGAAGTTGATGGTGAAAGTCTTTCTATTCGTACTGCGTTGATAAGCAAATACGAAGTGACGACGTCTAACCCTCAATTGGTGACTAAGTTTGCAGAACTTTCTGGCAGTAAAAAGCTAGAGAAACTGGTTGCGGACAAAGACAAGTTACGTGAATACGCGGGTAATACTCAAGTTATTGATGTGCTTGGAGAGAAGAAAACTAAGCTATCAGCAGAAGAGTTAGTAGGAATACTACGTCGTCTAACGCCTCGCTTATATTCGATTGCATCTGCGCAAAGCGAAGTTGATGAAGAAGTTCATTTAACGGTAGGTGTTGTGGAATACGGCGTAGGTGAAGAGACTCGCTATGGTGGTGCATCTAGCTTCTTATCTCATCGATTAGAAGAAGGCGGTGAAGTTAAGGTGTTTATTGAAAACAATAATAACTTCAAATTGCCACAAGACGACAACACGCCAGTGATCATGATTGGCCCTGGTACTGGTATCGCACCTTTCCGTAGCTTCGTCCAAGAGCGTGATAACCGCGATGCAGAAGGTAAGAACTGGTTGTTGTTTGGTGACCGTACTTTCACTCAAGATTTCTTGTATCAGGTGGAATGGCAGAAATACCTCAAGTCTGGTTTGTTGACTCAGTTAGATGTCGCATTTAGCCGTGATCAACAAGAAAAAGTATATGTTCAGCATCGAATTCTTGAGCACGCAGAGCAAATGTGGCAGTGGATTCAAGATGGCGCCTATATCTACGTGTGTGGCGATGCCACTCGCATGGCGAAAGATGTCAATGATGCATTGGTCTCTGTTGCAAAAGAGCATGGCGGTTTAAGCCAAGAGAAAGCAGAAGAATTCATTAACGACCTGCGTAAAGCAAAACGTTACCAAAGGGATGTGTACTAA
- the dusA gene encoding tRNA dihydrouridine(20/20a) synthase DusA: protein MKDKINNFKNNRFSVAPMLDWTDRHCRYFHRLMSDNALLYTEMVTTGAIIHGKGDFLAYSEEEHPVALQLGGSNPADLATCAKLAQERGYDEINLNVGCPSDRVQNGRFGACLMGEPNLVAECVAAMREVVDVPVTVKTRIGIDDQDSYEFLTDFVSTVSEKGGCEQFTIHARKAWLSGLSPKENREIPPLDYPRAYQLKKDFSHLNIAVNGGIKTLDEAKEHLQYLDGVMIGREAYQSPYLLAFVDQELFGSEKPVKKRSDIVREMYPYIEKELSNGAYLGHMTRHMLGLFQSMPGARQWRRYISENAHKKGAGLEVVETALAKIPAELGV from the coding sequence TTGAAAGATAAAATAAATAATTTTAAAAATAACCGTTTTTCCGTTGCCCCGATGCTCGATTGGACAGATAGACACTGTCGTTACTTCCACCGCTTAATGTCGGATAACGCACTTCTATATACCGAGATGGTGACAACGGGCGCGATCATTCATGGTAAGGGTGATTTTTTGGCGTACAGTGAAGAGGAACACCCTGTTGCATTGCAGCTGGGTGGTTCTAATCCGGCAGATCTTGCAACGTGTGCGAAGCTCGCTCAAGAGCGCGGCTACGATGAGATTAACTTAAACGTTGGTTGTCCATCGGATCGTGTTCAAAATGGTCGTTTTGGTGCGTGCTTGATGGGAGAACCAAACTTGGTGGCGGAATGTGTTGCTGCCATGCGTGAAGTGGTTGATGTACCTGTTACGGTAAAAACACGTATCGGTATTGATGACCAAGACTCTTATGAATTCCTCACGGACTTTGTTTCTACGGTTTCTGAGAAGGGTGGTTGTGAGCAATTCACCATACATGCCCGTAAAGCGTGGTTGAGTGGATTAAGCCCAAAAGAAAATCGCGAAATTCCTCCTTTGGATTATCCTCGCGCTTACCAACTTAAAAAAGATTTTTCACATCTGAATATTGCGGTGAATGGCGGAATCAAAACTCTGGACGAAGCGAAAGAACATTTGCAGTATCTCGACGGTGTAATGATCGGTCGTGAAGCCTATCAAAGCCCGTACTTGCTGGCTTTTGTTGATCAAGAGTTGTTTGGTTCTGAAAAGCCAGTGAAGAAACGCTCTGATATTGTGCGCGAAATGTACCCCTACATAGAGAAAGAGCTATCGAATGGCGCGTATCTAGGTCATATGACGCGTCATATGCTCGGATTATTCCAAAGTATGCCGGGTGCTCGACAGTGGCGTCGCTACATCAGTGAAAACGCTCACAAGAAAGGGGCTGGGCTAGAAGTTGTCGAAACAGCGTTAGCTAAAATCCCTGCTGAATTGGGTGTGTAA
- a CDS encoding TIGR04219 family outer membrane beta-barrel protein, whose product MKNRVCAALFSSSLLMCTFSSYAETDFSVKVSGDAWSAKTAYKHDAETILNSDRETKFTGSLALEHNIAYVPNFRIRFSPVEMSYIKFNKTDFTFYYDLIEHDLLHFDAGLTVSQYANGVYSNPVDPTQDFNKVLFSWYANAAITIPETNFDVIGEFDFGNSDGDKTADVTAGMRYRFDFEKVDVAIRAGYRVMDYRFNMFSGPSDMYLTHGAFVGVEAGF is encoded by the coding sequence ATGAAAAATCGCGTTTGTGCGGCTTTGTTCTCTTCTTCTTTATTAATGTGTACGTTTTCTTCTTACGCGGAAACGGACTTTTCCGTGAAAGTATCTGGCGATGCGTGGTCGGCAAAAACGGCTTATAAGCATGATGCCGAAACTATTTTAAATAGTGACAGAGAAACCAAGTTCACAGGCTCGTTAGCGCTAGAGCACAATATTGCCTATGTGCCAAATTTTAGAATTCGCTTTAGCCCAGTAGAAATGAGCTATATCAAATTCAATAAAACGGATTTTACTTTCTACTACGATCTGATTGAGCACGATCTTTTGCATTTTGATGCCGGTCTTACGGTTTCCCAATACGCGAATGGTGTCTACTCAAACCCTGTTGATCCAACGCAGGACTTCAATAAAGTTCTTTTTAGCTGGTATGCCAACGCGGCGATTACTATTCCTGAAACAAACTTTGATGTAATTGGTGAGTTTGATTTTGGTAATAGTGATGGGGATAAAACTGCCGATGTCACTGCGGGTATGCGCTATCGTTTTGATTTCGAAAAAGTTGACGTGGCTATTCGAGCTGGATATCGCGTGATGGATTACCGCTTTAACATGTTTTCAGGACCGAGTGATATGTATCTAACACATGGTGCATTTGTCGGAGTCGAAGCGGGATTTTAA
- a CDS encoding Abi family protein yields the protein MPNTITYTALTNVLPHQRLSMYEKVFKTTTPVELHGAYIWSVKVAASIHPLLSALEVALRNSIHISATNAISPDWYDKINTKTRKSWKVGKRDQGNINWHKSQIADVKKKLARKTQTPPKGLTMHDLLVAKMDFGFWDNLLRECFSINGDKKALWPQCIPMVFPHLPKGQTNATIQVEISALRELRNDIAHNSPIWKHKTVTDTQSAIAHINRQIDKILEIINWLSSEKVDWLEVHMLQSEAKRIASEEYLLLCQRKDMTNLTTPYSRYKRGFRSRLKQLKKDEFDVVDTINGELYMLTKVTS from the coding sequence ATGCCAAATACTATCACCTACACCGCCCTAACTAATGTCCTGCCTCATCAACGACTCTCTATGTACGAGAAGGTATTTAAAACAACTACTCCTGTAGAGCTACACGGTGCGTATATTTGGTCGGTAAAAGTTGCAGCCAGTATACATCCTCTGCTTAGTGCTCTGGAAGTAGCACTTCGAAACTCTATCCACATCAGCGCAACGAACGCAATTAGCCCTGACTGGTACGATAAAATCAATACAAAAACCAGAAAGAGCTGGAAGGTCGGCAAGCGTGATCAGGGAAACATTAATTGGCACAAGTCTCAAATAGCAGATGTAAAAAAGAAGCTTGCCCGTAAAACACAAACACCACCCAAAGGGCTAACTATGCACGATTTACTCGTGGCAAAGATGGACTTTGGTTTTTGGGATAATCTACTAAGAGAATGTTTTTCTATTAACGGGGATAAAAAGGCATTATGGCCCCAATGTATACCAATGGTCTTTCCACATTTACCAAAAGGTCAAACCAACGCCACTATCCAAGTTGAAATTTCGGCTTTGCGTGAATTAAGAAATGATATCGCTCATAACTCACCGATATGGAAGCATAAAACCGTCACAGACACACAATCAGCGATTGCTCATATCAATCGACAAATAGACAAAATCCTTGAAATCATTAACTGGCTATCTTCAGAAAAAGTCGATTGGCTTGAAGTTCATATGCTTCAATCAGAGGCAAAGCGGATCGCATCAGAGGAATACTTATTATTATGTCAGCGCAAAGATATGACTAACCTTACGACTCCATACAGCCGCTACAAAAGAGGCTTCCGTAGCCGCCTAAAGCAACTGAAAAAAGATGAGTTTGATGTTGTAGATACGATTAATGGTGAACTGTATATGCTAACAAAAGTGACATCATAG